Proteins encoded together in one Candidatus Rokuibacteriota bacterium window:
- a CDS encoding TldD/PmbA family protein, with amino-acid sequence MTASISIDLIQQVAPMVRDLVTSRARSRAHLRYADIRLEAIQGKYASAENGDAKGAGEDATLGFGVRVLAGDGMAAPGYFGRGLGEADIPHLERILDEGLDAAYRRAMANADWKAQAREKFGALGESLADTRLHPVRVCQDVVPAVYETDPRSVDLGEMVRLTREISRQVKATHAALGYNYISAMTQLARELFASSEGALIDQAIALTQGMCYVIANGDGNSQEIYDVLGHQRGWEILLRGVDDPLMSFPPFSDFALAIAREAIELCQAPALPSLDAEVTVVTDPHYNTLVSHEIIGHPVELDRGLKMETAYAGRSWLLRGLDDTQVGKRVASPLVTAYSDPALPGYGHYKYDHEGTPAKRVTHIDGGIFRGFMNSRQTAAIFGGEPNGHWKATEAPLIPLIRMSTTVFGEGASDPADIISEVDHGFYLVGHKTPSIAESRENFRISARKVYEIENGRLGRLYRDGGIMADSRDYLMKVDAVGRDFRLYPIPNCGKGQPMQTKRLGNGGPTMRSRAVITGGQA; translated from the coding sequence ATGACCGCCTCGATCAGCATCGATCTCATCCAGCAGGTGGCGCCCATGGTGCGCGACCTGGTCACCTCTCGCGCCCGGTCGCGCGCACACCTCCGCTACGCCGACATCCGTCTCGAGGCGATCCAGGGCAAGTACGCGTCCGCGGAGAACGGCGATGCCAAGGGCGCCGGCGAGGACGCGACCCTGGGCTTCGGTGTTCGTGTGCTGGCGGGCGACGGCATGGCCGCGCCGGGCTACTTCGGGCGCGGACTCGGCGAGGCCGACATCCCGCACCTCGAGCGAATCCTCGACGAGGGGCTCGACGCCGCCTACCGCCGGGCCATGGCCAATGCCGACTGGAAAGCGCAGGCGCGCGAAAAGTTCGGCGCGCTCGGCGAGTCCCTCGCCGATACCCGCCTGCACCCGGTTCGCGTGTGCCAGGACGTGGTGCCGGCCGTCTACGAGACGGATCCGCGGAGCGTGGACCTCGGCGAGATGGTCCGGCTCACCCGGGAGATCTCGCGCCAGGTCAAGGCGACGCATGCGGCGCTCGGCTACAACTACATCTCCGCCATGACCCAGCTCGCGCGCGAGCTCTTCGCCTCCTCCGAGGGCGCGCTCATCGATCAGGCGATCGCGCTGACGCAGGGCATGTGCTACGTCATCGCCAACGGAGACGGCAACAGCCAGGAGATCTACGACGTCCTCGGCCACCAGCGCGGCTGGGAGATCCTGCTCCGCGGCGTGGACGACCCGCTGATGTCCTTCCCGCCCTTTTCCGACTTCGCCCTCGCCATCGCGCGCGAGGCGATCGAGCTCTGCCAGGCGCCGGCCCTGCCGTCCCTCGACGCCGAGGTCACCGTGGTCACCGACCCGCACTACAACACCCTCGTGTCCCACGAGATCATCGGCCATCCCGTCGAGCTGGACCGGGGCCTCAAGATGGAAACCGCCTACGCCGGCCGCTCGTGGCTGCTGCGCGGGCTCGACGACACCCAGGTCGGCAAGCGGGTCGCCTCGCCGCTCGTCACCGCGTACTCGGACCCCGCCCTGCCGGGCTACGGCCACTACAAGTACGACCACGAGGGGACGCCGGCCAAGCGCGTGACCCACATCGACGGGGGCATCTTCCGGGGCTTCATGAACAGCCGCCAGACGGCCGCCATCTTCGGCGGCGAGCCCAACGGGCACTGGAAGGCGACGGAGGCGCCACTGATTCCGCTGATCCGCATGTCGACGACCGTCTTCGGCGAGGGCGCGAGCGACCCGGCGGACATCATCAGCGAGGTCGACCACGGCTTCTACCTTGTCGGCCACAAGACGCCGTCGATCGCCGAGAGCCGGGAGAACTTCCGCATCTCCGCGCGCAAGGTCTACGAGATCGAGAACGGCCGTCTCGGGCGGCTCTACCGGGATGGCGGCATCATGGCCGACAGCCGCGACTACCTCATGAAGGTGGACGCCGTCGGACGCGACTTCCGCCTCTACCCCATTCCCAATTGCGGCAAGGGACAGCCCATGCAGACCAAGAGGCTCGGCAACGGCGGCCCGACCATGCGGAGCCGTGCAGTCATCACAGGAGGGCAGGCCTGA
- a CDS encoding rhodanese-like domain-containing protein: protein MKRLVTMLLLASAMAWAAPAPAGNPDVPEKFVSVDEAKSLVDKRRRITFIDVREKAQYDDLHIKGAINIPLGVLPARLAEISRTDFIVLY from the coding sequence ATGAAGCGTCTCGTCACGATGCTCCTTCTCGCGTCCGCCATGGCGTGGGCCGCGCCGGCGCCGGCTGGGAACCCGGACGTCCCCGAGAAGTTCGTCTCGGTGGACGAGGCCAAGTCGCTCGTCGACAAGCGCCGGCGCATCACGTTCATCGACGTCCGCGAGAAAGCCCAGTACGACGACCTCCACATCAAGGGCGCGATCAATATCCCGCTCGGCGTGCTGCCCGCGCGCCTCGCCGAGATCTCGCGCACGGACTTCATCGTCCTCTACTGA
- a CDS encoding high-affinity nickel-transport family protein yields MDSSLGAIALGFVFGLQHATDADHVVAVASIVSRTGRFASGALVGAFWGLGHTVTIAAAGMAIVLFNVTVTPRAGLSMELAVAFMLMALGVARIMRLMRDRDERPGQSADGHGHDAPGFWLVLRTLGPAQAARSTLTGLVHGLAGSAAVALLVLSTVRSPYAAVVYLLVFGLGTIAGMTAITALLSVPFTARLPILFRFRRALALGTGLLSLGFGLYLAVHIGFVDGLLLGR; encoded by the coding sequence ATGGACTCGAGCCTGGGCGCGATCGCGCTGGGCTTCGTCTTCGGGCTTCAGCACGCAACCGACGCCGACCACGTCGTGGCGGTGGCGAGCATCGTGAGCCGGACGGGCCGCTTCGCCTCGGGCGCGCTCGTCGGCGCGTTCTGGGGGCTCGGCCACACGGTCACCATCGCCGCGGCCGGGATGGCCATCGTGCTCTTCAACGTGACGGTGACCCCGAGGGCCGGGCTGTCGATGGAGCTCGCCGTGGCCTTCATGCTGATGGCGCTGGGCGTGGCCCGAATCATGAGGCTGATGCGCGACCGGGACGAGAGGCCGGGGCAGTCGGCGGACGGGCACGGGCACGACGCGCCTGGGTTCTGGCTGGTGCTCCGGACCTTGGGGCCGGCGCAGGCGGCCCGCTCGACTCTCACGGGCCTCGTCCACGGCCTCGCGGGGAGCGCGGCCGTCGCGCTGCTGGTGCTCTCGACAGTGCGGAGCCCGTATGCGGCGGTGGTGTACCTGCTCGTCTTCGGGCTGGGGACCATCGCCGGGATGACGGCGATCACGGCGCTCCTCTCGGTGCCGTTCACGGCGCGCCTGCCCATCCTGTTTCGCTTCCGCCGTGCGCTCGCCTTGGGGACCGGCCTGCTCTCGCTCGGTTTCGGGCTCTACCTCGCGGTCCACATCGGCTTCGTGGACGGGCTCCTGCTCGGCCGCTAG
- a CDS encoding nuclear transport factor 2 family protein, with the protein MPELTHEEETTEIEETNARFYRAIESRDLDAMEAVWLHADYVRCVHPGWGLLSGWDTVRQSWAAIFKDNRELRFALEDSGAGAAA; encoded by the coding sequence ATGCCCGAGCTGACACATGAAGAAGAAACGACCGAGATCGAGGAGACGAACGCGCGCTTCTACCGCGCCATCGAGAGCCGGGACCTCGACGCGATGGAGGCGGTGTGGCTGCACGCCGACTACGTCCGCTGCGTCCACCCGGGGTGGGGCCTGCTCAGCGGCTGGGACACCGTGCGCCAATCCTGGGCGGCCATATTCAAGGACAACCGCGAGCTGCGGTTCGCGCTCGAAGACTCCGGCGCGGGCGCCGCCGCCTAG
- a CDS encoding ABC transporter ATP-binding protein — MLAVDAKDLTKTFRSGWFGRRRKEALRGASLQVPSGAIFGLLGPNGAGKTTLLSILATLLLPDSGSATILGHDVVREAGAIRRRLNMASGNASFVWSLRPGEVLSFYGGLYGLSGRRLRMKVEQLIEQCELGPYAKTEYNALSTGLKQRLAMAKALLNDPEVLFLDEPTLGLDPDVSIRLRAQIAALRRERGTTIILTTHYMREAEELCDEIAFIKAGRILAQGTADELKRQIRIGDVISLRLDPAAPRGLGDLPGILQVHPRGEHIDCTVDAVDKRLPEILRWLHEQGVLVRDCQVHEPELEEVFVELAR; from the coding sequence ATGCTCGCCGTAGACGCAAAAGATCTTACGAAGACGTTCCGCAGCGGCTGGTTCGGGCGCCGGCGCAAGGAAGCGCTCCGTGGCGCGAGCCTCCAGGTGCCGAGCGGGGCGATCTTCGGCCTGCTCGGGCCGAACGGCGCGGGCAAGACGACGCTGCTCTCCATCCTGGCGACCCTGCTCCTGCCGGACTCGGGCTCGGCGACCATACTCGGCCATGACGTGGTCCGCGAGGCGGGCGCCATACGCCGGCGGCTGAACATGGCGAGCGGCAACGCCTCCTTCGTGTGGAGCCTGCGTCCGGGCGAGGTCCTGAGCTTCTACGGCGGCCTCTACGGTCTCTCGGGCCGCCGGCTGCGAATGAAGGTCGAGCAGCTCATCGAGCAGTGCGAGCTGGGACCGTATGCGAAGACCGAGTACAACGCGCTCTCGACCGGGCTCAAGCAGCGGCTGGCGATGGCCAAGGCGCTGCTCAACGATCCGGAGGTGCTGTTCCTCGACGAGCCGACACTGGGCCTCGACCCGGACGTCTCGATCCGCCTGCGCGCCCAGATCGCCGCGCTCCGGCGCGAGCGGGGCACGACGATCATCCTGACGACGCACTACATGCGGGAGGCCGAAGAGCTTTGCGACGAGATCGCCTTCATCAAGGCCGGGCGCATCCTGGCGCAAGGCACGGCGGACGAGCTCAAGCGCCAGATTCGCATCGGCGACGTCATCTCGCTGCGGCTCGATCCCGCGGCGCCGCGCGGGCTGGGCGACCTGCCGGGCATTCTCCAAGTGCATCCGCGCGGCGAGCACATCGACTGCACGGTGGACGCCGTGGACAAGCGGCTGCCCGAAATCCTCCGCTGGCTCCACGAGCAGGGGGTGCTGGTCCGCGACTGCCAGGTGCACGAGCCCGAGCTCGAGGAGGTCTTCGTTGAGCTCGCCCGCTGA
- a CDS encoding metallopeptidase TldD-related protein, translated as MPGSALLARAVRDALAFVQAQPGVREAEVFAADNRTLLTRLNYTSHIPCNGVEEPKSAEAYGIGIQVALDSPEGTLLGFGSEPSDLSQAGVVRALAKARQGAVRDPEFRSFPKPGAARRELVDYHDPALLVISDAQLVGAGWKVLQGGLSAFLASSRLAELAGSEAGLRALGLILGGDVTIVQESIAIASTSLPEPQTDISTLLTSFVTGMVEAQDAKGSGWSTATRLAHLTEESGADAAQRAIEAIGGERVPSGDYTVVFGRQPVADLMNNLVIPSCDAGAFYSSSTPFLGKLGKPVASPRLSVYDHGAAPGLLGSKGITCEGLPTGRTDLIKDGVLTGALTSWYAAQRLLHDPAIKEKLGVEAAAAAPALVARNGFRFSGSGGRAFDTQPETAASNIVVEGAEPVSIEELIRGVRHGLYVGRIWYTYPINGLRAGDFTCTVVGDSFIIRDGRLRAPLKANTVRINDNITRLLASVAGVTKDVRGTVVWGADEVVYTPEIAVTGVHVDAIAGFMEALA; from the coding sequence GTGCCAGGCTCCGCCCTACTCGCCCGCGCGGTACGGGACGCGCTCGCCTTCGTGCAGGCGCAGCCCGGCGTGAGGGAGGCCGAGGTATTCGCCGCCGACAACCGCACGCTCCTGACGCGGCTCAACTACACCTCCCATATCCCCTGCAACGGCGTCGAAGAACCAAAGAGCGCGGAGGCCTACGGCATAGGTATCCAGGTCGCCCTCGACTCCCCCGAGGGGACCCTGCTCGGCTTCGGCTCGGAGCCCAGCGATCTCTCGCAGGCCGGGGTCGTTCGCGCCCTTGCCAAGGCGCGCCAGGGGGCTGTGCGTGACCCCGAGTTCCGCTCCTTCCCGAAGCCGGGAGCGGCGCGGCGCGAGCTCGTGGACTACCACGACCCCGCCCTGCTGGTCATCAGCGACGCGCAGCTGGTCGGGGCCGGGTGGAAGGTGCTGCAAGGCGGCTTGAGCGCCTTCCTGGCTTCCTCGAGGCTCGCCGAGCTTGCCGGCAGCGAGGCGGGGCTGCGGGCTCTCGGGCTCATCCTGGGCGGCGACGTCACGATCGTCCAGGAGTCCATCGCCATTGCTTCGACGTCCTTGCCCGAGCCGCAGACCGACATCTCGACGCTGCTCACCAGCTTCGTCACGGGCATGGTCGAAGCGCAGGACGCCAAGGGCTCCGGGTGGTCGACCGCGACGCGCCTCGCGCATCTCACGGAAGAATCAGGCGCCGATGCCGCGCAGCGGGCGATCGAAGCCATCGGCGGGGAGCGCGTGCCGTCGGGCGACTACACGGTCGTCTTCGGCCGGCAGCCCGTGGCCGATCTCATGAACAACCTCGTCATCCCCTCGTGCGACGCGGGCGCGTTCTACTCGTCGAGCACGCCGTTCCTCGGCAAGCTCGGCAAGCCGGTCGCCTCCCCGCGCCTGAGCGTCTACGACCACGGCGCGGCCCCAGGGCTCCTGGGCTCCAAGGGCATCACCTGCGAGGGGCTTCCGACGGGGCGCACGGACCTGATCAAGGACGGCGTCCTCACGGGCGCGCTCACCAGCTGGTACGCGGCCCAGCGCCTGCTCCACGACCCCGCGATCAAGGAGAAGCTCGGCGTGGAGGCAGCCGCCGCGGCGCCGGCGCTCGTGGCCCGCAACGGGTTCCGCTTCTCCGGAAGCGGCGGGCGCGCCTTCGACACCCAGCCCGAGACCGCCGCCTCCAACATCGTCGTCGAAGGCGCCGAGCCGGTCTCGATCGAAGAGCTGATCCGCGGCGTGCGCCACGGCCTCTACGTAGGCCGCATCTGGTACACGTACCCCATCAACGGGCTCCGCGCGGGCGACTTCACGTGCACCGTGGTGGGCGACTCCTTCATCATCCGCGACGGCCGGCTAAGAGCGCCGCTCAAGGCCAACACCGTGCGCATCAACGACAACATCACGCGGCTGCTCGCGAGCGTCGCGGGTGTCACCAAGGATGTGAGAGGCACCGTCGTCTGGGGGGCCGACGAGGTCGTCTACACGCCGGAGATCGCCGTCACCGGCGTCCACGTGGACGCCATCGCGGGCTTCATGGAAGCGCTGGCCTGA
- a CDS encoding glycosyltransferase family 2 protein, producing the protein MTTQPKVVVVMPAYNAGRTLKLTYEELPKESVNLVILVDDGSKDETLEIARELGLEIFVHDRNYGYGANQKTCYTEALKAGADIVVMVHPDYQYDPTLVPKMIEPIVKGDADLVLGSRLKGGGSAIAQGMPWWKYISNRFLTEVENVSFGLALSEYHTGYRAFSREVLEAVNFRMNSDGFVFDQEIIAQCVAARFRIAEIAVPVRYFPEASSAGFLASCGYGLKILWVVTRYLLDRFGLKRSRRLQTLRGRYSRLGPGAGASSGS; encoded by the coding sequence ATGACGACGCAGCCGAAGGTGGTGGTGGTCATGCCTGCGTACAACGCGGGGCGCACGCTCAAGCTGACCTACGAGGAGCTGCCCAAGGAGTCGGTCAACCTGGTCATCCTGGTGGACGACGGCTCCAAGGACGAGACGCTCGAGATCGCGCGTGAGCTGGGGCTCGAGATCTTCGTCCACGACAGGAACTACGGCTACGGCGCCAACCAGAAGACCTGCTACACGGAGGCGCTCAAGGCCGGGGCGGACATCGTCGTCATGGTCCACCCCGACTACCAGTACGACCCGACGCTCGTGCCCAAGATGATCGAGCCCATCGTGAAGGGCGACGCCGACCTCGTGCTGGGCTCGCGGCTCAAGGGCGGGGGCTCGGCCATCGCGCAGGGGATGCCCTGGTGGAAGTACATCTCGAACCGCTTTCTCACGGAAGTCGAAAACGTCTCCTTCGGACTGGCGCTGTCCGAGTACCACACCGGCTACCGGGCGTTCAGCCGCGAGGTGCTCGAGGCCGTGAATTTCCGGATGAACTCGGACGGGTTCGTCTTCGACCAGGAGATCATCGCCCAGTGCGTGGCGGCGCGCTTCCGCATCGCGGAGATCGCCGTGCCCGTGCGCTACTTCCCGGAAGCGTCGTCCGCCGGCTTCCTCGCCTCGTGCGGCTACGGGCTCAAGATCCTCTGGGTCGTGACGCGCTACCTGCTGGACCGCTTCGGGCTCAAGCGCTCGCGGCGGCTGCAGACCCTGCGCGGGCGGTACAGCCGCCTCGGTCCGGGGGCCGGGGCGTCGTCGGGAAGTTGA
- a CDS encoding RraA family protein, which translates to MTEPAQAIRLEIPRPAPEVVKGFQGLATTAISDIIDLGCVMRYAIHPLWPDMPRIAGPAFTVRTAHHDNLMLHAAIYRAEPGDVIVVEAGDDSLAVAGGNVCAIAQKHGIAGFIVDGVIRDIGESRANGFPLFARGRSPIPAAKEGPGEINHPIRCGGVVVHPGDIVVADDEGIVVVPLARAPEVLKKAQAKAEADAKLSLDAWEKNHRAKVDATLKAKGYLG; encoded by the coding sequence ATGACCGAACCCGCGCAGGCCATACGGCTGGAAATCCCGCGCCCGGCACCTGAAGTCGTGAAGGGCTTCCAGGGGCTGGCGACGACGGCGATCTCGGACATCATCGATCTCGGGTGCGTGATGCGCTACGCCATACATCCGCTCTGGCCCGACATGCCGCGTATCGCGGGGCCGGCCTTCACGGTGCGGACGGCGCACCACGACAACCTCATGCTCCACGCGGCCATCTACCGGGCCGAGCCTGGCGACGTGATCGTGGTGGAGGCGGGGGATGATTCGCTGGCGGTGGCCGGCGGGAACGTCTGCGCCATTGCCCAAAAGCACGGCATTGCCGGCTTCATCGTGGACGGCGTCATCCGCGACATCGGGGAAAGCCGCGCCAACGGCTTCCCGCTCTTCGCCCGCGGGCGCTCGCCCATTCCGGCCGCGAAGGAAGGGCCCGGCGAGATCAACCACCCGATCCGCTGCGGCGGGGTCGTGGTCCATCCGGGCGACATCGTCGTCGCCGACGATGAAGGCATCGTCGTGGTGCCGCTCGCCAGGGCGCCGGAGGTGCTGAAGAAGGCGCAGGCCAAGGCCGAGGCCGACGCCAAGCTGAGCCTCGATGCCTGGGAGAAGAACCACCGCGCCAAGGTGGATGCCACCCTCAAGGCCAAGGGGTATCTCGGCTAG
- a CDS encoding Rieske 2Fe-2S domain-containing protein, producing MEPAAEEPSAWSCAADTLAPGQTAKFRLFRRGKPVEAFIINTGGVYHAYVNRCPHAGTPLDLWPNEFLTEDGRHLICSTHGAIFEHHTGLCVEGPCPGARLDRLPVEANGSSLVVRCPS from the coding sequence GTGGAGCCCGCCGCCGAGGAGCCCAGCGCCTGGAGCTGCGCCGCCGACACTCTCGCCCCCGGGCAGACGGCGAAGTTTCGCCTGTTCCGGCGCGGCAAGCCCGTCGAGGCCTTCATCATTAATACCGGCGGCGTCTACCACGCCTACGTCAACCGCTGTCCCCACGCCGGCACGCCGCTCGACCTCTGGCCCAACGAGTTCCTCACCGAGGACGGTCGCCACCTGATCTGCTCGACACACGGCGCCATCTTCGAGCACCACACAGGGCTCTGCGTCGAGGGTCCCTGCCCCGGCGCGAGGCTCGACCGCCTGCCCGTGGAGGCGAACGGGTCCTCGCTGGTGGTGCGATGCCCGAGCTGA
- a CDS encoding ABC transporter permease: MSSPADVVVRERVPETWFVEVVRTWAFAHRNVIMARRNVFFVFELTFWPGVAMVSHGFLTRFLALDGKMTAFILVGTVALSTVQVCQLDVAYAVLFDIWSKSMKHQFLAPIGIRHMAVGSWLVGVARGVTVFALMAMIGSWAFGFDFVGAGPGSLALFLLGCCLCSLIIGLFVCSLVLLFGTRAETSAWAAVNFTVMFSGIYYPVSVLPGWAQAVAAGIPLTYFLDAFRQGYGFEAQFSHAWLKGFVLTGFYVVLAHWALASAITRARRTGLLLKLSE; encoded by the coding sequence TTGAGCTCGCCCGCTGACGTGGTGGTGAGGGAGCGCGTGCCGGAGACCTGGTTCGTCGAGGTGGTGCGGACCTGGGCCTTCGCGCACCGCAACGTCATCATGGCCAGGCGGAACGTGTTCTTCGTCTTCGAGCTGACGTTCTGGCCGGGCGTGGCGATGGTCTCCCATGGGTTCCTGACGCGCTTCCTGGCGCTCGACGGGAAGATGACCGCCTTCATTCTCGTCGGCACGGTGGCGCTCTCGACCGTGCAGGTCTGCCAGCTCGACGTCGCCTACGCGGTCCTCTTCGACATCTGGTCCAAGTCCATGAAGCACCAGTTCCTCGCGCCCATCGGCATCCGCCACATGGCGGTGGGGTCGTGGCTGGTGGGCGTGGCGCGAGGCGTGACGGTCTTCGCGTTGATGGCCATGATCGGCTCGTGGGCCTTCGGCTTCGACTTCGTGGGCGCCGGGCCCGGCTCGCTCGCGCTCTTCCTCCTGGGCTGCTGTCTCTGCTCGCTGATCATCGGACTCTTCGTCTGCAGCCTGGTCCTGCTCTTCGGGACGCGCGCCGAGACCTCGGCCTGGGCGGCGGTGAACTTCACGGTCATGTTCTCGGGCATCTACTACCCGGTCTCCGTGCTGCCCGGCTGGGCGCAGGCTGTCGCCGCGGGCATACCGCTGACCTATTTCCTCGATGCCTTCCGCCAGGGCTACGGCTTCGAGGCGCAGTTCAGCCATGCCTGGCTCAAGGGCTTTGTGCTGACCGGCTTCTACGTCGTGCTCGCGCACTGGGCGCTGGCCTCGGCCATCACCCGCGCGCGGCGCACCGGGCTTCTCCTCAAACTTTCGGAGTGA
- a CDS encoding class I SAM-dependent methyltransferase — MTASPYQLKSDPYSSHAVILSRLGPGRGRRALDVGAADGFLSELLTRQGWQVSALERDPAQAAKARGRCHEVIVADLDQAAPRLQGTFDAIVYGDVLEHLSDPLPVLVALNRTLAADGRVIVSVPNVAHLWVRLSLLLGRWDYADRGILDRTHLHFFTRRSFAAFLRDAGLGVEEMVATPVPLPLVVPARFHGPVLDAVHALSAGAARAWKGGLAYQLVAVCRRASPEAR, encoded by the coding sequence ATGACCGCATCGCCCTATCAGCTCAAGTCGGACCCGTATTCGAGCCATGCCGTCATTCTCTCGCGGTTGGGTCCGGGACGGGGACGGAGGGCGCTCGACGTCGGGGCGGCCGACGGCTTTCTCTCCGAGCTCCTCACGCGTCAGGGCTGGCAGGTCAGCGCTCTCGAGCGCGACCCAGCCCAGGCCGCGAAGGCGCGCGGGAGATGCCACGAGGTGATCGTCGCCGACCTCGACCAGGCGGCGCCGCGGCTCCAGGGCACCTTCGACGCGATCGTCTACGGGGACGTACTGGAGCATCTGAGCGATCCGCTGCCCGTCCTGGTGGCGCTGAACCGGACGCTTGCGGCCGACGGGCGGGTCATCGTGTCGGTGCCCAACGTGGCGCACCTCTGGGTCAGGTTGTCGCTGCTGCTCGGGCGCTGGGACTACGCGGACCGCGGCATCCTCGACCGCACGCACCTGCACTTCTTCACCCGGCGGAGCTTCGCGGCGTTTCTCCGCGACGCCGGACTCGGCGTGGAGGAGATGGTCGCCACGCCCGTGCCCCTGCCGCTCGTCGTCCCGGCGCGGTTCCACGGCCCGGTCCTCGACGCCGTGCACGCGCTCTCCGCCGGCGCCGCGCGCGCGTGGAAGGGCGGGCTCGCCTACCAGCTCGTCGCCGTGTGCCGGCGGGCCTCGCCGGAAGCGCGATGA
- a CDS encoding DUF2079 domain-containing protein: protein MRLIRILDAAAVLCGLAVLSSLVYWWWRPEELFLVLLGVLAVRFVVGPVPVLSLRPRRVVVTGIVLYAVLYSFITVTRHLTFRTHALDLGYYVQLTWNLARGAGPYVSLPEMHAWGDHFSPILYLLVPLFRVAPGAVVLLVFQSAALALGALAVFGIAARRLGDERPAAVFAILYLLNPSLQGINVRDFHAAALAIPLLLAAIYFAEAERPWLFAGSVLLTLATREDAAIPVVGLGIWLALSKRRRLWGAATAACAFALLLVDTRWLMPHFRGAPYPHLGRYAHLGRSVPEIVTALLLHPFRALAGLVTGKRLVYLGALFAPLAFLPLLAPGVLLGLAPSLFENLLGQDPILFDHRTQYQSFLLPFLFAAAIAGYDRVALRRPGPWPKGVLVVALMASLVLSSRTVNNFSVDRFWPKPEHRQAREVIAQVPSGAAVSAQDRYVAHLSLRPLVFVFPEEIEKADHLLLNVSSYPWRANPGVTMKRDGDTVTITNGAGGAAYRYSVAAEKGPHLLLRRR, encoded by the coding sequence TTGAGACTGATCCGTATCCTCGACGCGGCCGCCGTCCTCTGCGGCTTGGCCGTGCTGTCCTCGCTCGTCTACTGGTGGTGGCGCCCCGAGGAGCTCTTCCTCGTGTTGCTGGGCGTGCTCGCCGTCAGGTTCGTCGTTGGGCCGGTTCCGGTGCTGTCCCTCCGGCCTCGCCGGGTTGTCGTCACCGGCATCGTCCTCTACGCGGTTCTCTACTCCTTCATCACCGTCACCCGGCACCTGACGTTCCGGACTCATGCGCTCGACCTCGGCTACTACGTCCAGCTGACCTGGAACCTCGCCCGCGGCGCCGGCCCCTACGTCAGCCTGCCCGAGATGCACGCGTGGGGCGATCACTTTTCGCCGATCCTGTACCTCCTGGTGCCGCTCTTCCGCGTGGCGCCCGGGGCGGTCGTGCTCCTGGTGTTCCAGTCGGCGGCGCTGGCGCTTGGGGCGCTCGCCGTGTTTGGGATCGCGGCACGTCGGCTGGGTGACGAGCGGCCGGCGGCGGTGTTTGCGATTCTCTATCTGCTGAACCCCTCGCTCCAGGGCATCAACGTGCGCGACTTCCACGCCGCCGCACTCGCCATCCCGCTGCTCTTGGCGGCCATCTACTTCGCCGAGGCCGAGCGGCCGTGGCTGTTCGCGGGTTCCGTGCTCCTCACGCTGGCGACCCGCGAGGATGCGGCGATTCCCGTGGTGGGCCTGGGGATCTGGCTCGCGCTGTCGAAGCGCCGCCGGCTCTGGGGCGCCGCCACCGCCGCCTGCGCTTTCGCGCTCCTGCTGGTGGACACGCGGTGGCTCATGCCGCACTTCCGCGGGGCGCCGTACCCTCATCTTGGACGCTACGCGCATCTGGGGCGCTCGGTACCCGAGATCGTGACAGCGCTGCTGCTGCATCCTTTCCGCGCGCTGGCGGGGCTCGTGACCGGAAAGCGTCTCGTCTATCTCGGGGCGCTCTTTGCTCCGCTGGCCTTTCTGCCTCTGCTGGCGCCCGGTGTGCTCCTCGGGCTGGCTCCCTCGCTCTTCGAGAACCTCCTGGGGCAGGACCCGATCCTCTTCGACCATCGCACCCAGTACCAGTCCTTCCTGCTGCCGTTCCTCTTCGCGGCGGCCATAGCCGGCTACGACCGCGTGGCGTTGAGACGGCCGGGGCCGTGGCCGAAGGGGGTGCTGGTCGTCGCCCTGATGGCGAGCCTCGTGCTGTCCTCGAGGACGGTGAACAACTTTTCTGTTGATCGTTTCTGGCCGAAGCCCGAGCACCGTCAGGCCCGGGAAGTGATCGCGCAGGTGCCGTCTGGCGCCGCGGTGTCGGCCCAGGACCGCTATGTCGCCCACCTGTCGCTGAGGCCGCTCGTCTTCGTGTTCCCGGAGGAGATTGAGAAGGCCGATCATCTTCTCCTGAACGTGTCGAGCTATCCATGGCGGGCCAATCCCGGCGTGACCATGAAGCGGGACGGGGACACGGTGACGATCACGAACGGCGCGGGAGGAGCCGCATACCGCTATAGCGTGGCCGCCGAGAAGGGGCCGCACCTGCTCCTTCGCCGACGCTAG